A stretch of DNA from Candidatus Binataceae bacterium:
AAAGCGACCCCGCTTGCCGGAGCGCGCGGTGCGGGTAGACTGATCCGTGCAAGGACCAACGGGCGGGCGATGCCGATTTACGAGTACGAATGTGCGCGATGCGGCAAGCGCACCAGTATCCTGACGCTGCGCGCGAGCGAGCGCGTGAATGCGAAATGCCGCCACTGCGGCGCCGCCGAGATGCGCCGGCTGATGTCGCGCTTCGCGATGCCGCGCAGCGACGAGGCGCGGATGGACGCCCTCGCCGATCCCTCGAACTTCGGCGATATCGACGAGAGCGATCCGAAGAGCGTCGCGCGGATGATGAAGCGGATGGGCCGCGAGATGGGCGACGAGTTCGCCGGCCCCGAATTCGACGAAGCGGTCGAGGAGCTCGAGAAGGGCGGCGACCCCGACGCGGGCGGCGATGACGGCGACGATACGAGCGGCGGCGACCTGTAGTCGCTCAGGCCGGGCGGAACAGCCGCTC
This window harbors:
- a CDS encoding zinc ribbon domain-containing protein; protein product: MPIYEYECARCGKRTSILTLRASERVNAKCRHCGAAEMRRLMSRFAMPRSDEARMDALADPSNFGDIDESDPKSVARMMKRMGREMGDEFAGPEFDEAVEELEKGGDPDAGGDDGDDTSGGDL